In one Novosphingopyxis iocasae genomic region, the following are encoded:
- the coxB gene encoding cytochrome c oxidase subunit II codes for MKSPKTLLIAFALALMPAAAGATVSPANSVPAEAAPQETAAPLPQPGQATEGSIDTQPAAENPGDNPAADGALPGYTPMKPTPGIGMPESQELNFQEQFSDNGKYAKNINTYVLLPLCIIISLVVLALLAWVIVRYRRGANQEPSRTTHNTLVEVIWTLVPALILVGIAIPSIDLLAKQYDPAPKDAVTIKATGYQWYWGYSYPDNGGFEVISNMLPEDQAKARGEPYLLAVDNRMVVPAGVPLRIQTTGADVIHSFAVPSLWFKLDAVPGRLNEKELTITKPGVYYGQCSELCGARHGFMPITVEALPMPQFEAWVRAQGGTMPGDETDQPTTEAADALPKEGGVSTSNPAALQQEAGQPGAATNVAE; via the coding sequence GTCCAAAGACGCTATTGATCGCTTTCGCGCTGGCCCTGATGCCCGCGGCCGCTGGCGCCACGGTCTCGCCGGCCAACAGCGTGCCGGCTGAGGCTGCGCCGCAAGAAACGGCAGCGCCGTTGCCGCAGCCGGGCCAGGCTACCGAGGGTTCGATCGATACGCAGCCTGCGGCGGAAAATCCTGGCGACAATCCCGCGGCCGACGGCGCGCTGCCCGGTTATACGCCGATGAAGCCGACGCCCGGCATCGGCATGCCGGAATCGCAGGAGCTGAACTTCCAGGAACAGTTCAGCGACAACGGCAAATATGCCAAGAACATCAATACCTATGTGCTGCTGCCGCTCTGCATCATCATCTCTTTGGTGGTGCTTGCCCTTCTGGCCTGGGTGATCGTGCGCTACCGCCGCGGTGCCAATCAGGAGCCTTCGCGCACCACGCACAACACGCTGGTGGAGGTGATCTGGACGCTGGTTCCCGCGCTGATCCTGGTGGGTATTGCGATCCCATCGATCGACCTGCTGGCCAAGCAATATGATCCCGCGCCCAAGGATGCGGTGACGATCAAGGCTACCGGCTATCAGTGGTACTGGGGTTACAGCTATCCGGATAATGGCGGTTTCGAGGTAATCTCGAACATGCTGCCGGAGGATCAGGCCAAGGCGCGCGGTGAGCCCTATCTGCTCGCGGTCGACAATCGCATGGTCGTGCCCGCCGGCGTTCCACTGCGTATTCAGACCACCGGTGCGGACGTGATCCACAGCTTTGCCGTTCCTTCGCTCTGGTTTAAGCTCGATGCCGTTCCCGGCCGTCTGAACGAGAAGGAACTGACCATCACCAAGCCTGGCGTCTATTACGGCCAGTGTTCCGAGCTTTGCGGCGCCCGCCACGGCTTCATGCCGATCACGGTCGAAGCGCTGCCGATGCCGCAATTCGAAGCCTGGGTTCGCGCGCAGGGCGGTACCATGCCCGGCGACGAGACCGATCAGCCGACCACCGAGGCCGCCGATGCGCTGCCCAAGGAAGGCGGCGTTTCCACCAGCAATCCCGCGGCTCTCCAGCAGGAAGCCGGGCAGCCCGGCGCTGCCACGAACGTAGCCGAGTAA
- a CDS encoding cytochrome c oxidase assembly protein → MSTQPVDSAAARRNKRTGFVMATVAAGMVGLGFASVPLYRIFCQATGLNGTVSRAEASELDFSKAIEGNTMQVRFDANHRGDLPWNFRPEHPTDTATIGARDMAIFIAKNNSDHAVTGTATYNVTPEQAAKYFTKIQCFCFTQQTLQPGEQVRMPVIFHIDPKIMTDPDTKTVEEITLSYTFYPVDPDKQGG, encoded by the coding sequence ATGAGCACACAGCCCGTCGATTCCGCCGCCGCGCGCCGTAACAAGCGCACCGGCTTCGTCATGGCCACGGTTGCCGCCGGCATGGTAGGCTTGGGTTTCGCATCGGTGCCGCTTTACCGCATCTTTTGCCAGGCGACCGGCCTCAACGGCACGGTAAGCCGCGCAGAGGCGAGCGAACTGGACTTCAGCAAGGCCATTGAAGGCAACACCATGCAGGTGCGCTTCGATGCCAATCATCGCGGTGACCTGCCCTGGAATTTCCGGCCCGAGCATCCGACCGACACCGCCACCATCGGCGCGCGCGACATGGCGATCTTTATTGCCAAGAACAACTCTGACCATGCCGTCACCGGCACGGCCACCTACAATGTCACGCCCGAGCAGGCGGCCAAATATTTCACGAAGATCCAGTGTTTTTGCTTCACCCAGCAGACGCTGCAGCCCGGCGAGCAGGTGCGCATGCCGGTGATTTTTCACATCGACCCGAAGATCATGACGGATCCTGACACCAAGACGGTGGAAGAGATCACGCTGAGCTACACCTTCTACCCGGTAGACCCGGACAAACAGGGCGGCTAA
- a CDS encoding heme o synthase has product MNTGEKPFAMTGVSARDAAMPSHWRDFWALTKPRVMSLVVFTALCGLLAAPGHIHPVLGFTAILCIAVAAGASGALNMWYEADIDARMKRTKGRPLPAGRMNRDAALQFGLILSGFSVATMGLAVNWLSAGLLAFSIWFYAVVYTMWLKRATPQNIVIGGAAGAFPPVIGWAAVTGDVTLLPILMFAIIFLWTPPHFWSLALFVNADYTEAGVPMLPVVKGRQATRHQIFWYSFPMAAAAIAPGLLGMTGWLYLGGSIALNAVFLVYAFAVWRNRAENTSEMKPEKKLFGYSILYLFALFALLAADRMIFA; this is encoded by the coding sequence ATGAACACAGGCGAGAAACCTTTTGCCATGACGGGCGTGTCGGCGCGTGACGCCGCAATGCCGTCTCACTGGCGGGATTTCTGGGCGCTTACCAAGCCCCGGGTGATGAGCCTTGTCGTGTTCACGGCGCTTTGCGGACTTCTCGCTGCGCCGGGCCATATCCACCCGGTTCTGGGTTTCACTGCGATTCTGTGCATCGCGGTCGCCGCCGGCGCCAGCGGCGCGCTCAACATGTGGTACGAGGCGGATATCGACGCTAGGATGAAGCGGACCAAGGGCCGCCCGCTGCCCGCTGGCCGCATGAACCGCGATGCCGCTTTGCAATTCGGCTTGATCCTCTCCGGCTTCTCGGTCGCGACGATGGGACTGGCCGTGAACTGGCTTTCTGCCGGACTGCTCGCCTTTTCGATCTGGTTCTATGCGGTCGTCTATACGATGTGGCTGAAGCGCGCGACGCCGCAGAACATCGTGATCGGCGGCGCGGCAGGCGCATTTCCGCCGGTGATAGGCTGGGCCGCGGTGACGGGTGACGTCACGCTGCTGCCGATTTTGATGTTCGCGATCATCTTCCTCTGGACGCCGCCGCATTTCTGGTCGCTCGCGCTGTTCGTCAACGCCGACTATACCGAAGCCGGTGTTCCGATGTTGCCGGTGGTGAAGGGCCGTCAGGCGACGCGCCATCAGATTTTCTGGTACAGCTTCCCCATGGCCGCCGCGGCAATCGCGCCCGGGCTGCTCGGTATGACGGGCTGGCTTTATCTGGGTGGTTCGATCGCTCTCAACGCGGTGTTCCTCGTCTATGCTTTTGCCGTCTGGCGCAACCGGGCGGAAAACACGTCCGAGATGAAACCGGAAAAGAAGCTGTTCGGCTATTCGATCCTCTATCTTTTCGCTTTGTTCGCGCTGCTTGCGGCGGACCGGATGATCTTTGCATGA
- the ctaD gene encoding cytochrome c oxidase subunit I encodes MTTIAATPGDFSHEHDHHDADHKPSFFARWFMSTNHKDIGTLYLIFAITAGLIGGAISGLMRAELAEPGIQYLQTWASWHNGMMGGAAASLDEAYHMWNVLITAHGLIMVFFMVMPAMIGGFGNWFIPLMIGAPDMAFPRMNNVSFWLTAVAFVMLLGSSFVPGGTGLGAGTGWTVYAPLSTSGSIGPAVDMAIFSLHLAGAASILGAINFIATILNMRAPGMTLHKMPLFVWSVLVTAFLLLLALPVLAAAITMLLVDRNFGGAFFDAAAGGDPILYQHLFWFFGHPEVYIMILPGFGMISQIVATFSRKPVFGYLGMAYAMVMIGVIGFVVWAHHMFTTGLSVNVKMYFTAATMVIAVPTGIKIFSWVATMWGGSISFKTPMVWALGFIFMFTVGGVTGVVLANGGIDDALHDTYYVVAHFHYVLSLGAVFSLFAGFYYWFPKMSGKMYSEFLGQLHFWVFFIGVNIIFFPMHFLGQSGMPRRIPDYPQAFAYFNNIASIGYMIMAVGVVIFLVNIIYSLAAGRRAEGNPWGEGATTLEWTLSSPPPFHQFETLPHVK; translated from the coding sequence ATGACCACCATCGCTGCCACTCCGGGCGATTTTTCGCACGAACACGACCATCATGACGCGGACCACAAGCCTAGCTTCTTCGCGCGCTGGTTCATGTCCACCAACCATAAGGACATCGGAACGCTGTATCTGATCTTCGCGATTACCGCGGGACTGATCGGCGGCGCGATTTCCGGCCTGATGCGCGCCGAGCTCGCCGAGCCCGGCATCCAGTATCTGCAGACCTGGGCAAGCTGGCATAACGGCATGATGGGCGGTGCTGCCGCCAGCCTGGACGAAGCGTACCACATGTGGAACGTCCTGATCACGGCGCACGGCCTGATCATGGTGTTCTTCATGGTGATGCCCGCCATGATCGGCGGTTTCGGCAACTGGTTCATTCCGCTGATGATCGGCGCGCCGGACATGGCGTTCCCGCGCATGAACAATGTTAGCTTCTGGCTGACCGCGGTGGCATTCGTGATGCTGCTGGGTTCCAGCTTCGTGCCGGGCGGTACGGGTCTGGGTGCGGGCACCGGTTGGACGGTCTATGCGCCGCTTTCCACCTCGGGCTCGATCGGCCCGGCGGTCGATATGGCGATCTTCTCGCTCCACCTTGCGGGTGCGGCCTCGATCCTCGGTGCGATCAACTTCATCGCCACCATCCTGAACATGCGTGCGCCGGGCATGACCCTGCACAAGATGCCGCTGTTCGTATGGTCGGTTCTGGTCACCGCATTCCTGCTGCTGCTGGCGCTTCCGGTGCTTGCCGCGGCGATCACAATGCTGCTGGTCGATCGTAACTTTGGCGGTGCCTTCTTCGATGCCGCTGCTGGCGGCGATCCGATCCTGTATCAGCACCTCTTCTGGTTCTTCGGGCATCCTGAAGTCTACATCATGATCCTGCCCGGGTTCGGCATGATCAGCCAGATCGTGGCGACGTTCAGCCGCAAGCCCGTCTTCGGTTATCTGGGCATGGCTTATGCCATGGTGATGATCGGCGTGATCGGCTTCGTCGTCTGGGCGCACCACATGTTCACCACCGGCCTCAGCGTGAACGTGAAGATGTACTTCACGGCCGCGACGATGGTGATCGCGGTGCCCACCGGCATCAAGATCTTCAGCTGGGTCGCGACCATGTGGGGCGGTTCGATCAGCTTCAAGACCCCGATGGTCTGGGCGCTGGGCTTCATCTTCATGTTCACCGTGGGCGGCGTGACGGGCGTCGTGCTCGCCAATGGCGGCATCGACGATGCGCTGCACGACACCTATTATGTGGTGGCGCACTTCCACTATGTGCTCTCGCTGGGTGCGGTGTTCTCGCTCTTCGCCGGGTTCTACTACTGGTTCCCGAAAATGAGCGGAAAGATGTACAGCGAGTTCCTCGGCCAGCTGCACTTCTGGGTGTTCTTCATCGGCGTGAACATCATCTTCTTCCCGATGCACTTCCTTGGCCAGTCGGGCATGCCGCGCCGTATCCCGGACTATCCGCAGGCCTTTGCCTACTTCAACAACATCGCTTCGATCGGTTACATGATCATGGCGGTGGGCGTGGTGATCTTCCTCGTGAACATCATCTACTCGCTGGCTGCCGGCCGCCGCGCTGAGGGCAATCCTTGGGGCGAAGGCGCAACGACGCTGGAATGGACGCTGTCCAGCCCGCCGCCGTTCCACCAGTTCGAGACGCTGCCGCACGTCAAGTGA